The following proteins come from a genomic window of Winogradskyella sp. PC-19:
- the udk gene encoding uridine kinase, whose translation MLIIGIAGGTGCGKTTVVNTILKELPQDEVVVISQDSYYKDTTHLSYDERVKINFDHPRSIDFDLLVNHLNELKKGNPIQQPVYSFVQHNRTGDSVLTKPRKVIIVEGILILTNPEIRDLFDIKIFVHADSDERLIRRLKRDINERGRDIEEVLTRYQNTLKPMHQQFIEPMKEYADIIIPNNKYNTVAVDIVKTIINERL comes from the coding sequence ATGCTTATAATTGGAATAGCTGGAGGTACTGGTTGCGGAAAAACAACAGTTGTTAATACAATTCTTAAAGAATTACCACAAGACGAAGTTGTTGTAATATCTCAGGACTCATACTACAAAGACACAACACATTTAAGCTACGACGAACGTGTAAAAATCAATTTTGATCATCCACGATCTATAGATTTTGATTTATTAGTAAATCACCTTAATGAATTAAAAAAAGGGAATCCCATTCAGCAACCTGTCTACTCTTTCGTTCAACATAATAGAACAGGAGATAGCGTACTGACAAAACCAAGAAAAGTAATAATCGTAGAAGGTATTTTAATACTTACAAATCCTGAAATTAGAGACTTATTTGATATTAAGATATTTGTACATGCCGATAGTGACGAGCGTTTGATAAGAAGACTTAAAAGAGACATTAATGAACGTGGTAGAGACATAGAAGAAGTGCTAACGAGATACCAGAATACTCTAAAACCAATGCATCAACAATTTATTGAGCCGATGAAAGAGTATGCAGATATTATTATACCTAACAATAAATATAATACTGTTGCGGTTGATATTGTAAAGACAATCATTAACGAACGCTTATAA
- a CDS encoding c-type cytochrome, whose product MKLSHSIYTFSLTLLLFVSCNEKPEKEKTIKRTQTETTAVSNPLKESVARGRLVYNDFCITCHMASGEGVANVFPPLANSDYLKNNQLESLKGIKYGQNGKIVVNGKTYNGAMAALGLADDEVADVMNYINNSWGNKYGKLITEEEVAKIEK is encoded by the coding sequence ATGAAATTATCTCACAGTATTTATACATTTAGTTTGACTTTATTACTTTTTGTAAGTTGTAATGAAAAGCCTGAAAAGGAAAAAACAATTAAACGTACCCAAACAGAAACCACAGCTGTAAGTAACCCATTAAAAGAAAGTGTAGCACGTGGTCGATTAGTTTATAACGATTTTTGTATTACTTGTCATATGGCATCAGGCGAAGGCGTAGCAAATGTATTTCCGCCTTTGGCTAATTCGGACTATCTAAAAAATAATCAATTAGAAAGTCTTAAGGGTATCAAATATGGTCAAAACGGTAAGATTGTTGTTAACGGAAAAACCTATAATGGCGCTATGGCTGCACTTGGTTTAGCAGATGATGAAGTTGCAGATGTCATGAACTATATTAATAATAGTTGGGGTAATAAATACGGCAAATTAATTACTGAAGAAGAAGTTGCCAAAATCGAAAAGTAA